In Rhodobacter xanthinilyticus, a single window of DNA contains:
- a CDS encoding cation acetate symporter, which yields MKRILTSAALILAAAPAFAAGEAIQGEVQKAATNWTAIGMFMFFVIATLGLTAWAATRTKSTSDFYTAGGGITGFQNGLAIAGDYMSAAAFLGLSGMVFAKGVDGIVYTVGFTVGWPIILFMIAERLRNLGKFTFADISSFRLEQTRIRTLSAFGALTVVVFYLIAQMVGAGKLIQLLFGLDYGYAVLLVGVLMVLYVTFGGMLATTWVQIVKAVLLLSGATILVLLGLAHFGFSPENVMNAALENHAKGTEILFPTKLVTDPISGISLALALMFGPAGLPHILMRFFTVPDAKEARKSVFFATGFISYFFVLTVTIGLLAITLVGKNPEFLGADGAVIGGGNMAAIHLAKAVGGNLFLGFISAVAFATILAVVSGLALSGASAVAHDLYASVIKKGKASDKSEMAVSRIATLVLGVLAIVLGLAFENQNIAFMVGLAFGLAASVNFPVLALSIFWKGTTTRGAFIGGLLGLIVSVVLVVLGPAVWVDVLGNEKPIFPWSQYALFSMSASFFGIWFFSITDKSKRAEIDKAGYDAQFVRSETGLGAAGAVSH from the coding sequence ATGAAACGTATTCTGACGAGCGCGGCGCTCATCCTCGCCGCCGCCCCGGCCTTTGCGGCCGGCGAAGCGATCCAGGGCGAGGTCCAGAAGGCCGCGACCAACTGGACCGCGATCGGGATGTTCATGTTCTTCGTGATCGCCACGCTGGGCCTGACCGCCTGGGCCGCGACGCGCACCAAATCGACCTCGGATTTCTACACCGCGGGCGGTGGCATCACCGGCTTCCAGAACGGCCTCGCGATCGCGGGCGACTACATGTCGGCCGCGGCCTTCCTGGGCCTTTCGGGCATGGTCTTCGCCAAGGGCGTCGACGGCATCGTCTATACCGTGGGCTTCACCGTCGGCTGGCCGATCATCCTGTTCATGATCGCCGAACGGCTGCGCAACCTCGGCAAGTTCACCTTCGCCGACATCTCGTCGTTCCGTCTCGAACAGACCCGGATCCGCACGCTCTCGGCCTTTGGCGCGCTGACCGTGGTGGTGTTCTACCTGATCGCGCAGATGGTGGGCGCCGGCAAGCTGATCCAGCTCCTCTTCGGGCTTGATTACGGCTATGCGGTGCTGCTCGTGGGCGTGCTGATGGTGCTTTATGTGACCTTCGGCGGCATGCTCGCCACCACCTGGGTGCAGATCGTCAAGGCGGTCCTGCTGCTCTCGGGCGCGACCATTCTGGTGCTCCTCGGCCTTGCGCACTTCGGCTTCTCGCCGGAGAACGTGATGAACGCGGCGCTCGAAAACCACGCCAAGGGCACCGAGATCCTGTTCCCGACCAAGCTCGTCACCGATCCGATCTCGGGCATCTCGCTCGCGCTCGCGCTGATGTTCGGCCCGGCCGGCCTGCCGCATATCCTGATGCGCTTCTTCACCGTCCCCGACGCCAAGGAAGCCCGCAAATCGGTGTTCTTCGCGACCGGCTTCATCTCCTACTTCTTCGTTCTGACCGTGACGATCGGCCTGCTGGCGATCACGCTGGTCGGCAAGAACCCCGAGTTCCTCGGCGCCGATGGCGCGGTGATCGGCGGCGGCAACATGGCGGCGATCCATCTCGCCAAAGCGGTCGGCGGCAACCTGTTCCTCGGCTTCATCTCGGCGGTGGCCTTCGCCACGATCCTCGCGGTGGTCTCGGGGCTCGCGCTCTCGGGCGCCTCGGCGGTGGCCCATGACCTCTACGCCTCGGTGATCAAGAAGGGCAAAGCCTCGGACAAGTCGGAAATGGCCGTCTCGCGGATCGCGACGCTGGTGCTTGGCGTGCTGGCGATCGTGCTCGGCCTCGCCTTCGAGAACCAGAACATCGCCTTCATGGTGGGTCTCGCCTTCGGCCTCGCGGCTTCGGTGAACTTCCCGGTGCTGGCGCTGTCGATCTTCTGGAAGGGCACCACCACCCGCGGCGCCTTCATCGGCGGCCTGCTCGGGCTGATCGTCTCGGTGGTGCTCGTGGTGCTCGGCCCGGCGGTCTGGGTGGATGTGCTCGGCAATGAAAAGCCGATCTTCCCCTGGTCGCAATATGCGCTGTTCTCGATGTCGGCCTCGTTCTTCGGGATCTGGTTCTTCTCGATCACCGACAAGTCGAAACGCGCCGAGATCGACAAGGCGGGCTATGACGCGCAATTCGTGCGCTCGGAAACCGGCCTTGGCGCGGCGGGTGCGGTCTCGCACTGA
- a CDS encoding pilus assembly protein TadG-related protein, with protein MLSALKAPLAAQPAPLAPLAAPLARFAGEERGSMTVLSIFWLCILCALGGISLDMAHAYRARTVLQRTADSVALGGLYQRSLASQEEARSKALTLAALNLGATNAGAVTAGDIAFGTWDEESRTFTEDPNARTALRVQAAHLAARNTELPTFLLRIIGQNSWDVAAEAVAETYQPTCLREGFIAEGTLDLQSNNLFTNGFCMHSNTAISINQNNTFESGTIVSMPSTDLLDAPASAFDKNEGLEEALRESFYNIRILDRIEPILTALASADTEVLPDYVTDSTIKTISGKSADTSAFLPGHIYRITCTGGKFTISGGTMSQVAVITSCPVTFGKGVALEDVLFGTTSTDAQSIYAPSGLRLGRADGCAEGGGAQIVTMGGVKVASGLELHGAQILAMGDVNFEANADGIEGASIISAGNIDGTSNATAGYCGAGMEDNFELDYFRLVK; from the coding sequence ATGCTTTCGGCTCTCAAGGCGCCTCTCGCCGCCCAGCCCGCCCCTCTCGCCCCTCTCGCCGCGCCGCTGGCCCGCTTTGCCGGGGAGGAGCGTGGCTCGATGACGGTGCTGTCGATCTTCTGGCTGTGCATCCTGTGCGCGCTTGGCGGGATCAGCCTCGACATGGCCCATGCCTATCGCGCGCGCACCGTCTTGCAACGCACCGCCGACAGCGTGGCGCTCGGCGGGCTCTATCAGCGCTCGCTGGCCTCGCAGGAGGAGGCGCGCAGCAAGGCGCTCACACTCGCCGCGCTCAACCTCGGCGCCACCAATGCGGGCGCGGTCACCGCGGGCGATATCGCCTTCGGCACCTGGGATGAGGAGAGCCGGACCTTCACCGAAGACCCGAATGCGCGCACCGCGCTGCGGGTGCAGGCCGCGCATCTGGCCGCGCGCAACACCGAGCTGCCGACCTTCCTGCTGCGCATCATCGGGCAGAACTCGTGGGATGTGGCGGCCGAGGCGGTGGCCGAGACCTATCAGCCGACCTGCCTACGCGAGGGGTTCATCGCCGAGGGCACGCTCGATCTGCAATCGAACAACCTGTTCACCAACGGCTTTTGCATGCATTCGAACACCGCGATCTCGATCAACCAGAACAACACCTTCGAGAGCGGCACGATCGTGTCGATGCCGAGCACCGATCTGCTCGACGCGCCGGCATCGGCCTTTGACAAGAACGAGGGCCTCGAGGAGGCGCTGCGCGAGAGCTTCTACAATATCCGCATCCTCGACCGGATCGAGCCGATCCTGACCGCGCTCGCCTCCGCCGATACCGAGGTGCTGCCCGATTACGTCACCGACAGCACGATCAAGACGATCTCGGGCAAATCCGCCGATACCTCGGCCTTCCTGCCCGGCCATATCTATCGCATCACCTGCACGGGCGGCAAATTCACCATCTCGGGCGGCACGATGAGCCAGGTCGCGGTGATCACCTCCTGCCCGGTGACCTTCGGCAAGGGCGTGGCGCTCGAGGATGTGCTCTTCGGCACCACCTCGACGGATGCGCAATCGATCTATGCGCCCTCCGGGCTGCGGCTGGGACGGGCGGATGGCTGCGCCGAGGGCGGGGGCGCGCAGATCGTGACGATGGGCGGGGTCAAGGTCGCCTCCGGGCTCGAGCTGCATGGCGCGCAGATCCTCGCGATGGGCGATGTGAATTTCGAGGCCAATGCCGACGGGATCGAGGGCGCCTCGATCATCTCGGCGGGCAATATCGACGGCACCTCGAACGCCACCGCGGGCTATTGCGGCGCGGGGATGGAGGATAATTTCGAGCTCGATTACTTCCGGCTGGTGAAGTAA
- a CDS encoding TadE/TadG family type IV pilus assembly protein: MPVARPFRAFLRRDDGSATIEAVLWLPVFVYILALSVDASMAFFTHSRVLGVVQDINRSFALGRIETAAAAQTALLDRLAPSYGSEVQVTTTLTDGVIDTTVTVPMSKVLVLGVLPGWAISAISVQAFQYKEI, encoded by the coding sequence ATGCCTGTCGCCCGCCCCTTCCGTGCCTTCCTGCGTCGCGACGATGGCTCCGCGACGATCGAGGCCGTGCTGTGGCTGCCGGTCTTCGTCTATATCCTCGCGCTCAGCGTCGATGCCTCGATGGCCTTCTTCACCCATTCGCGGGTGCTCGGCGTCGTGCAGGATATCAACCGCTCCTTCGCGCTCGGCCGGATCGAGACCGCGGCGGCGGCGCAGACGGCGCTCCTCGATCGGCTCGCGCCGAGCTACGGCAGCGAGGTGCAGGTGACGACCACCCTCACCGACGGGGTGATCGACACCACCGTGACGGTGCCGATGTCGAAGGTTCTGGTGCTCGGCGTGCTGCCCGGTTGGGCGATCAGCGCGATCTCGGTGCAGGCCTTCCAATACAAGGAGATCTGA
- a CDS encoding RsmB/NOP family class I SAM-dependent RNA methyltransferase gives MTPAARLQAAIEILDFTQAGAPAEQVLTNWARAHRFAGSGDRAAIRDLVYDALRCRGSFAALGGGAGGRALMLGALRARGEDPAALFDGARHAPAPLTEAEVAALAAPAPPAEALARADWPAWLLAPLEDSLGAAAAAAVLAQMRARAPVFLRVNLAQISRTAAIAALAAEGIEAVPVALAGSALEVRAGARKIAGCAAYRDGLVELQDAASQAVAETLPLAPGARVLDYCAGGGGKALALAARAPAAQISAHDIDAGRMRDLPERAARAGARIKVLRPGQPGGPYDLVVVDAPCSGSGTWRRTPEAKWRLTPARLAELTALQREILTAAVALVAPGGTLAYMTCSLLRAENDAQADWIAQETGWPVVARRALSPLEGADGFYCAQLRRPA, from the coding sequence ATGACCCCAGCCGCTCGCCTTCAGGCCGCCATCGAAATCCTCGATTTCACCCAAGCCGGGGCGCCCGCCGAACAGGTGCTGACCAATTGGGCGCGCGCGCATCGCTTCGCGGGCTCGGGCGATCGCGCGGCGATCCGCGATCTGGTTTATGACGCGCTGCGCTGCCGGGGCAGTTTCGCGGCGCTTGGTGGCGGCGCGGGGGGGCGGGCGCTGATGCTGGGCGCCCTGCGCGCGCGCGGCGAGGATCCGGCGGCGCTTTTTGACGGGGCGCGCCATGCCCCCGCGCCGCTGACCGAGGCCGAGGTCGCCGCGCTCGCCGCGCCCGCGCCCCCGGCCGAGGCGCTCGCGCGCGCCGATTGGCCCGCGTGGCTCCTCGCGCCGCTCGAGGACAGCCTCGGCGCGGCGGCGGCGGCGGCCGTGCTCGCGCAGATGCGCGCCCGCGCGCCGGTGTTCTTGCGGGTCAATCTCGCGCAAATCTCGCGCACCGCGGCGATCGCGGCGCTTGCCGCGGAGGGGATCGAGGCGGTGCCGGTGGCGCTCGCGGGCTCGGCGCTCGAGGTGAGGGCGGGGGCGCGCAAGATCGCGGGCTGTGCGGCCTATCGCGACGGGCTGGTCGAGTTGCAGGACGCGGCCTCGCAGGCGGTGGCCGAGACGCTGCCGCTCGCGCCCGGGGCGCGGGTGCTCGATTATTGCGCCGGCGGCGGCGGCAAGGCGCTCGCGCTCGCCGCGCGCGCGCCCGCGGCGCAGATCTCCGCCCATGACATCGATGCGGGCCGGATGCGCGATCTGCCCGAGCGCGCGGCGCGGGCGGGCGCGCGGATCAAGGTGCTGCGCCCCGGCCAGCCCGGCGGGCCCTATGATCTGGTGGTGGTCGACGCGCCCTGTTCGGGCTCGGGCACCTGGCGGCGCACGCCCGAGGCGAAATGGCGCCTGACGCCGGCGCGGCTGGCCGAGCTCACCGCGCTGCAACGCGAGATCCTCACGGCCGCGGTGGCGCTTGTCGCGCCGGGCGGCACGCTGGCCTATATGACCTGTTCGCTCCTGCGCGCCGAGAATGACGCGCAGGCCGACTGGATCGCGCAAGAGACCGGCTGGCCGGTGGTGGCGCGCCGCGCGCTCAGCCCGCTCGAGGGCGCCGACGGGTTTTATTGCGCCCAGCTCCGCCGCCCCGCCTGA
- a CDS encoding ATP-binding response regulator: MLPLNRVAASLAPGALYLALFGVMVGGAAFLVDNQVMTIVLLSVAGSFVVLAGLVRAARARETLARGRLHEQIAEFIAHDAAPSFTTDVDGEIGFQNRAAFDRFGARGGQTLTRALGEMFANPGAVLTRLQSKAAALGAAREDLVTRRGHVRLSVHQVGRDGFLWRLEDMAERPTGGRGAETISLPMLTASKSGTILFMNEAARRIVGERVRTLDRIFTELPLRSGDEHEIATPEGSLRCTVAEIEGPGGRDEIYLLPLATGRQSARDPASFEALPVALMRLMADGRVTAVNRAARALMGEIPPEARLGDLLEGLGRPVEDWVADALTGRADRRPEVLRARRGDREVFLQVTLSRVVEDGLPSLVAVLSDATQLKTLEAQFVQSQKMQAIGQLAGGVAHDFNNLLTAISGHCDLLMLRHDKGDPDYADLDQISQNANRAASLVGQLLAFSRKQTLKPRIIDLRDTLSDLTHLLNRLVGEKVILTLSHDPELRPIRADKRQLEQVIMNLVVNARDAMPGGGEIRIDTTNVSLTEDLKRDRAAVPRGDYVVVKVTDEGTGIAPDKLTKIFEPFYTTKRTGEGTGLGLSTAYGIVKQTGGYIFCDSVIGSGTCFTIYLPAHDQIAEPEAEAERPAPTADLVAEPATATILLVEDEAPVRAFASRALKLRGYTVFEAENAEEALELLADQNLKVDVFVTDVIMPGMDGPTWVSIALKTRPDTAVVFVSGYAEDVFRDGRPPVPNSIFLPKPFSLSELTATVQNQLG, translated from the coding sequence ATGCTGCCACTCAACCGCGTTGCCGCATCCTTGGCTCCGGGGGCGCTCTATCTGGCGCTCTTCGGGGTGATGGTCGGGGGCGCGGCCTTCCTGGTCGACAATCAGGTGATGACGATCGTGCTGCTCTCGGTGGCGGGCAGTTTCGTGGTGCTGGCGGGGCTCGTGCGCGCGGCGCGGGCGCGCGAGACGCTCGCGCGCGGGCGCCTGCATGAGCAGATCGCGGAATTCATCGCCCATGATGCGGCGCCCTCCTTCACCACCGATGTCGATGGCGAGATCGGCTTTCAGAACCGCGCCGCCTTCGACCGCTTCGGCGCGCGCGGCGGCCAGACGCTGACCCGCGCGCTCGGCGAGATGTTTGCCAACCCCGGCGCGGTGCTCACCCGGCTGCAAAGCAAGGCCGCGGCGCTTGGCGCGGCGCGCGAGGATCTGGTCACCCGGCGCGGCCATGTGCGGCTCTCGGTCCATCAGGTCGGGCGCGACGGCTTTCTGTGGCGGCTCGAGGACATGGCCGAACGCCCCACCGGCGGGCGCGGCGCCGAGACGATCAGCCTGCCGATGCTCACCGCCTCGAAATCCGGCACGATCCTGTTCATGAACGAGGCCGCGCGGCGGATCGTGGGGGAGCGGGTGCGCACCCTCGACCGGATCTTCACCGAACTGCCGCTGCGCTCGGGCGATGAACATGAAATCGCCACCCCCGAGGGCAGCCTGCGCTGCACCGTGGCGGAGATCGAGGGGCCGGGCGGGCGCGACGAGATCTACCTGCTGCCGCTCGCCACCGGCCGCCAATCGGCGCGCGACCCGGCCTCCTTCGAGGCGCTGCCGGTCGCGCTGATGCGCCTGATGGCCGACGGGCGCGTCACCGCCGTCAACCGCGCCGCGCGCGCGCTGATGGGCGAGATCCCGCCCGAGGCGCGGCTTGGCGATCTGCTCGAAGGCCTTGGCCGCCCGGTCGAGGATTGGGTCGCCGATGCGCTCACCGGCCGCGCCGACCGCCGCCCCGAGGTGCTGCGCGCCCGCCGCGGCGACCGCGAGGTGTTCTTGCAGGTCACGCTGAGCCGGGTGGTCGAGGACGGGCTGCCGAGCCTCGTCGCGGTGCTCTCCGACGCGACCCAGCTCAAGACGCTCGAGGCACAATTCGTCCAGAGCCAGAAGATGCAGGCGATCGGCCAGCTCGCCGGCGGGGTTGCCCATGATTTCAACAACTTGCTGACCGCGATCTCGGGGCATTGCGATCTGTTGATGCTGCGCCATGACAAGGGCGACCCGGATTATGCCGATCTCGACCAGATCAGCCAGAACGCCAACCGCGCCGCCTCGCTGGTCGGCCAGCTGCTCGCCTTCTCGCGCAAACAGACGTTGAAGCCGCGGATCATCGACCTGCGCGACACGCTCTCCGACCTCACCCATCTGCTCAACCGGCTGGTCGGCGAAAAGGTGATCCTGACGCTCTCGCATGACCCCGAGCTGCGCCCGATCCGCGCCGACAAACGCCAGCTCGAACAGGTGATCATGAACCTCGTGGTGAACGCCCGCGACGCCATGCCCGGCGGCGGCGAGATCCGCATCGACACCACCAATGTCAGCCTCACCGAAGACCTCAAACGCGACCGCGCCGCGGTGCCGCGCGGCGATTATGTCGTGGTCAAGGTCACCGACGAAGGCACCGGCATCGCGCCCGACAAGCTCACCAAGATCTTCGAGCCCTTCTACACGACCAAGCGCACCGGCGAGGGCACGGGGCTTGGCCTCTCCACCGCCTATGGCATCGTCAAACAGACCGGCGGCTATATCTTCTGTGACTCGGTGATCGGCTCGGGCACCTGTTTTACCATCTATCTGCCCGCCCATGACCAGATCGCCGAACCCGAGGCCGAGGCCGAGCGCCCCGCGCCGACCGCCGATCTCGTCGCCGAGCCCGCCACCGCGACGATCCTGCTCGTCGAGGATGAGGCGCCGGTGCGCGCCTTCGCCTCGCGCGCGCTCAAGCTGCGCGGCTATACCGTCTTCGAGGCGGAAAATGCCGAAGAGGCGCTCGAGCTGCTGGCCGATCAGAACCTGAAGGTCGATGTCTTCGTCACCGATGTGATCATGCCCGGCATGGATGGCCCGACCTGGGTCTCGATCGCGCTGAAGACGCGCCCCGATACCGCGGTCGTCTTCGTCTCGGGCTATGCCGAGGATGTGTTCCGCGACGGTCGCCCGCCGGTGCCGAACTCGATCTTCCTGCCCAAACCCTTCTCGCTGAGCGAACTCACCGCGACGGTGCAAAACCAGCTCGGCTGA
- the recA gene encoding recombinase RecA → MNDKSKADKQKALESALAQIERQFGKGSIMKLGGDNPAAEIEATSTGSLGLDIALGIGGLPKGRIVEIYGPESSGKTTLTLHCIAEEQKKGGVCAFVDAEHALDPLYAKKLGVNLDELLISQPDTGEQALEIVDTLVRSGAVSLVVVDSVAALTPKAEIEGDMGDATVGAQARLMSQAMRKLTASIGRSNCMVIFINQIRMKIGVMFGNPETTSGGNALKFYASVRLDIRRIGAIKDRDEVVGSQTRVKVVKNKVAPPFRQVEFDIMYGEGISKVGELIDLGVKAGVVEKSGAWYSYGDERIGQGRENAKQFLRDHPDIAYEIEDKIRASHGLDFGAAEGEELTED, encoded by the coding sequence ATGAACGACAAGAGCAAGGCGGACAAGCAAAAGGCGCTGGAATCGGCGCTGGCGCAGATCGAGCGGCAGTTCGGCAAGGGCTCGATCATGAAGCTCGGCGGCGACAACCCGGCGGCCGAGATCGAGGCGACCTCGACCGGCTCGCTCGGCCTTGACATCGCGCTCGGCATTGGCGGCCTGCCGAAGGGGCGGATCGTCGAAATCTACGGACCGGAAAGCTCGGGCAAGACCACGCTGACGCTGCATTGCATCGCCGAGGAGCAGAAAAAGGGCGGCGTTTGCGCCTTTGTCGACGCCGAACATGCGCTCGACCCGCTCTATGCCAAGAAACTCGGGGTGAACCTCGATGAACTGCTGATCTCGCAGCCCGACACCGGCGAGCAGGCGCTCGAGATCGTCGACACGCTGGTGCGCTCGGGCGCGGTGAGCCTCGTCGTGGTCGACTCGGTCGCGGCGCTGACGCCGAAGGCCGAGATCGAGGGCGACATGGGCGACGCCACCGTCGGCGCCCAGGCGCGCCTGATGTCGCAAGCGATGCGCAAGCTCACCGCCTCGATCGGCCGCTCGAACTGCATGGTGATCTTCATCAACCAGATCCGCATGAAGATCGGCGTGATGTTCGGCAACCCCGAGACCACCTCGGGCGGCAATGCGCTAAAATTCTACGCCTCGGTGCGCCTCGATATCCGCCGCATCGGCGCGATCAAGGACCGCGACGAGGTGGTCGGCAGCCAGACCCGCGTCAAGGTCGTCAAGAACAAGGTCGCACCGCCCTTCCGGCAGGTCGAATTCGACATCATGTATGGGGAGGGGATCTCGAAGGTCGGCGAGCTGATCGACCTTGGCGTGAAGGCGGGCGTCGTCGAGAAATCGGGCGCGTGGTATTCCTACGGCGATGAGCGTATCGGCCAGGGCCGCGAAAACGCCAAGCAATTCCTGCGCGACCACCCCGATATCGCCTATGAGATCGAGGACAAGATCCGCGCCAGCCACGGGCTCGATTTCGGCGCGGCCGAAGGCGAAGAGCTGACCGAGGACTGA
- the alaS gene encoding alanine--tRNA ligase yields MPSLNDIRSTFLNFFERNGHRVVESSPLVPRNDPTLMFTNSGMVQFKNCFTGVEKRDYVRATTAQKCVRAGGKHNDLDNVGYTARHHTFFEMLGNFSFGDYFKEQAITYAWELLTKDFALPKERLLVTVYHTDDEAAAIWKKVSGLTDDRIIRIATKDNFWQMGPTGPCGPCTEIFYDHGDHIWGGPPGSKDEDGDRFIEIWNNVFMQNEQFEDGSMVELDMQSIDTGMGLERIGALLQGKHDNYDTDLMRSLIEASAHATSADPDGPGKVHHRVIADHLRSTSFLIADGVMPSNDGRGYVLRRILRRAARHAHMLGAKDPVLHSLVPALVRQMGAAYPELTRAQALIEETLKLEETRFKVTLDRGLKLLDDELAALPAGADLPGAAAFKLYDTYGFPLDLTQDALREKGRAVDTEGFDAAMAEQKAKARASWAGSGEASDGKLWFEIAEDKGVTEFLGYDTEAAEGQILALVQDGAQVGEATGAVTVVVNQTPFYAESGGQVGDAGIIRTETAEIRVSDTKKVAGVFLHIGEVVAGKVVKGQPAKLEVDHGRRAAIRANHSATHLLNEALRRALGAHVAQKGSLNAEDRLRFDFSHTKALSAEELTTVEREVNDFIRQNTVVETRIMTPDDARALGAQALFGEKYGDEVRVVSMGELLGSGKGTGGKTYSIELCGGTHVARLGEIGAFVLLGDSASSAGVRRIEALTGQAALDHLKAQGALAAEAAAVLKTSTADLVERVQALAEERRALANEVAQLRRELAIGGGGAGGPEAIDINGLKFMAQVVSGVSGKDLPALVDSLKDKIGSGAVLVVADTGGKAAVAAGVTADKTGVISAVDMVKAAAAALGGKGGGGRPDMAQAGGADPSKADEAVAAVKAVIAGEV; encoded by the coding sequence ATGCCCAGCCTCAACGACATCCGTTCGACCTTCCTCAACTTCTTCGAGCGCAACGGCCACCGTGTCGTCGAGAGCTCGCCCCTCGTGCCGCGCAACGACCCGACGCTGATGTTCACCAACTCCGGCATGGTGCAGTTCAAGAACTGCTTCACCGGCGTCGAAAAACGCGATTACGTCCGCGCCACCACCGCGCAGAAATGCGTCCGCGCCGGCGGCAAGCACAACGACCTCGACAACGTGGGCTATACCGCGCGCCACCATACCTTCTTTGAAATGCTGGGGAATTTCTCCTTTGGCGATTATTTCAAGGAACAGGCGATCACCTATGCCTGGGAGCTGCTGACCAAGGATTTCGCGCTGCCGAAGGAGCGGCTTCTGGTCACCGTCTACCACACCGATGACGAGGCCGCCGCGATCTGGAAGAAGGTGTCGGGCTTGACCGATGACCGGATCATCCGCATCGCCACCAAGGACAATTTCTGGCAGATGGGCCCGACCGGCCCCTGCGGCCCCTGCACCGAGATCTTCTACGACCACGGCGACCATATCTGGGGCGGCCCGCCCGGCTCGAAAGACGAGGACGGCGACCGGTTCATCGAGATCTGGAACAACGTTTTCATGCAAAACGAGCAGTTCGAGGACGGCTCGATGGTCGAGCTCGACATGCAGTCGATCGACACCGGCATGGGCCTCGAGCGGATCGGCGCGCTCTTGCAGGGCAAGCATGACAACTACGACACCGACCTGATGCGCAGCCTGATCGAGGCCTCGGCCCATGCCACCTCGGCCGACCCCGATGGCCCGGGCAAGGTCCACCACCGGGTGATCGCGGACCATTTGCGCTCGACCTCCTTCCTGATCGCCGATGGCGTGATGCCCTCGAACGACGGGCGCGGCTATGTGCTGCGCCGCATCCTGCGCCGCGCCGCGCGCCATGCGCATATGCTCGGCGCCAAGGATCCGGTGCTGCATTCGCTGGTGCCCGCACTCGTGCGCCAGATGGGCGCGGCTTACCCCGAGCTGACTCGCGCGCAGGCGCTGATCGAGGAGACGCTGAAGCTCGAGGAGACCCGCTTCAAGGTCACGCTCGACCGCGGCCTGAAACTGCTCGATGACGAGCTCGCGGCGCTGCCCGCGGGGGCCGATCTGCCGGGGGCTGCGGCCTTCAAGCTCTACGATACCTATGGGTTCCCGCTCGATCTGACGCAAGATGCGCTGCGCGAGAAGGGCCGGGCGGTCGATACCGAGGGCTTCGACGCGGCGATGGCCGAGCAGAAGGCGAAGGCGCGCGCGAGCTGGGCGGGCTCGGGCGAGGCCAGCGACGGCAAGCTCTGGTTCGAGATCGCCGAGGACAAGGGCGTGACCGAATTCCTCGGCTATGACACCGAAGCCGCCGAGGGCCAGATCCTCGCGCTCGTGCAAGACGGCGCGCAGGTCGGCGAGGCCACCGGCGCGGTCACCGTCGTCGTCAACCAGACGCCCTTCTACGCGGAATCGGGCGGTCAGGTCGGCGATGCGGGGATCATCCGCACCGAAACCGCCGAGATCCGCGTGAGCGACACGAAAAAGGTCGCGGGCGTGTTCCTGCATATCGGCGAGGTCGTCGCGGGCAAGGTCGTGAAGGGCCAGCCCGCCAAGCTCGAGGTCGATCACGGCCGCCGCGCCGCGATCCGCGCCAACCACTCGGCCACGCACCTCTTGAACGAGGCGCTGCGCCGCGCGCTCGGGGCCCATGTCGCGCAGAAGGGCTCGCTCAACGCCGAGGACCGGCTGCGCTTCGACTTCTCGCATACCAAGGCGCTCAGCGCTGAGGAGCTCACCACCGTCGAGCGCGAAGTCAATGATTTCATTCGGCAAAACACCGTTGTCGAGACCCGGATCATGACCCCCGATGACGCCCGTGCGCTCGGCGCGCAGGCGCTGTTTGGCGAGAAATACGGCGATGAGGTGCGCGTCGTGTCGATGGGCGAGCTTCTCGGCTCGGGCAAGGGCACGGGTGGCAAGACCTATTCGATCGAGCTGTGCGGCGGCACCCATGTCGCGCGTCTGGGCGAGATCGGCGCCTTCGTTCTGCTCGGCGACAGCGCGTCCTCGGCCGGCGTGCGCCGGATCGAGGCGCTGACCGGGCAGGCGGCGCTCGATCATCTCAAGGCCCAAGGAGCCCTGGCTGCGGAAGCGGCGGCGGTGCTGAAAACCTCGACCGCCGATCTCGTCGAGCGGGTTCAGGCGCTCGCCGAAGAGCGCCGGGCGCTCGCCAATGAAGTGGCGCAGCTGCGCCGCGAGCTGGCCATCGGCGGCGGCGGCGCGGGCGGGCCGGAAGCCATTGATATCAACGGCTTGAAGTTCATGGCTCAAGTCGTCTCCGGGGTGTCGGGCAAGGATCTGCCGGCGCTGGTCGACAGCCTCAAGGACAAGATCGGCTCGGGCGCGGTGCTCGTGGTGGCCGATACCGGCGGCAAGGCCGCGGTCGCGGCGGGCGTCACCGCCGACAAGACCGGCGTGATCTCGGCCGTGGATATGGTCAAGGCCGCGGCGGCGGCGCTTGGCGGCAAGGGCGGCGGTGGCCGGCCCGATATGGCGCAAGCCGGCGGCGCCGACCCGTCGAAGGCCGATGAGGCGGTGGCCGCCGTCAAGGCCGTGATTGCAGGAGAAGTCTGA
- a CDS encoding DUF1330 domain-containing protein, with amino-acid sequence MPGAYWIAHVTVLDAEAYGKYAEAAGPAIAAAGGKFLARGSRYVQLEGNERKRNVLAWFPSLEAAEACYRGPAYQAALAHAIGASERDLVIVEAME; translated from the coding sequence ATGCCCGGCGCTTACTGGATCGCCCATGTGACCGTTCTCGACGCCGAGGCCTATGGCAAATATGCTGAGGCCGCGGGCCCCGCGATCGCCGCGGCGGGGGGGAAATTCCTCGCCCGCGGGTCGCGCTACGTCCAGCTCGAGGGCAATGAGCGCAAGCGCAATGTGCTCGCCTGGTTCCCGAGCCTCGAGGCCGCCGAGGCCTGCTACCGCGGGCCCGCCTATCAGGCCGCGCTCGCCCATGCGATCGGCGCCTCCGAGCGCGACCTCGTGATCGTCGAGGCGATGGAATAA